The genomic interval CCCAACAACACTTGAAAAGTCCACGTGGATCTGGAATGGCAACCGGATTCAATACACAAAGATGGGAATCGGACGCCCATTGTTACTGGTCCACGGCTTTGGGGCTTCCTTGGGGCACTGGGGCAAAAATATTCCGGTTCTGGCAGCCGCAGGTTATCAAGTTTTTGCGATCGATCTATTGGGGTTTGGGGGGTCCGATAAGCCCGCCCTGGACTACACTCTGGATGTCTGGCAGGAATTGCTGAGGGATTTTTGGGCTACTCATATCCAGGAACCAACCGTCTTTATGGGTAACTCCATCGGTGGGCTGCTCTGTTTGATGATGCTGGCAGATTATCCAGAAATATCGGCTGGCGGGATTCTGCTCAATTGTGCAGGTGGGCTGAACCACCGTCCCGATGAACTTAATTTGCCCTTGCGGCTGATGATGGGTGCCTTTACCCAGGTGGTGCGATCGAAGTTAATTGGTCCCTTCCTGTTCGATCGGATTCGCGAAAAGAACCGATTGCGCCGGACCCTCCAACAGGTCTATCGCAATCGGGATGCGGTCACCGATGAACTGGTGGATTTGATTCATACCCCTTCCTGTGATGTGGGTGCCCAGCGGGTGTTCGCCTCAATCCTGACGGCTCCTCCCGGCCCCTCTCCTGGAGAGCTGTTACCCCGGATCAAAGCACCACTGCTGGTTCTTTGGGGCGAAGCAGATCCCTGGACACCCATTTCTATCGCAAC from Kovacikia minuta CCNUW1 carries:
- a CDS encoding alpha/beta fold hydrolase; this encodes MGIGRPLLLVHGFGASLGHWGKNIPVLAAAGYQVFAIDLLGFGGSDKPALDYTLDVWQELLRDFWATHIQEPTVFMGNSIGGLLCLMMLADYPEISAGGILLNCAGGLNHRPDELNLPLRLMMGAFTQVVRSKLIGPFLFDRIREKNRLRRTLQQVYRNRDAVTDELVDLIHTPSCDVGAQRVFASILTAPPGPSPGELLPRIKAPLLVLWGEADPWTPISIATIYQKFGKTNPVTLIPIPDTGHCPHDENPEVVNQHVLEWLKKLVVEN